From Lycium ferocissimum isolate CSIRO_LF1 chromosome 12, AGI_CSIRO_Lferr_CH_V1, whole genome shotgun sequence, one genomic window encodes:
- the LOC132038927 gene encoding phosphomethylethanolamine N-methyltransferase-like: protein MCLCTEQERDIQKNYWIEHTSELTVEAMMLDSKAADLDKEERPEVLSLLPPYEGKSVLELGAGIGRFTSELAKNAGQLIALDFIESAIKKNESINKHHKNVKFMCADVTSPDLKISPESVDLIFSNWLLMYLSDEEVQSLVQRMVKWLKVGGYIFFRESCFHQSGDHKRKNNPTHYREPRFYTKVFKECHLNGGDGKSFELELIGCKCIGAYVKNKKNQNQICWLWQKVNSEDDRGFQRFLDNVQYKCSGILRYERVFGEGYVSTGGLDTTKEFVSMLDLQPGQKVLDVGCGIGGGDFYMAENYDVHVVAIDLSINMISFALERSIGIKCAVEFEVADCTKKTYPDGTFDVIYSRDTILHIQDKPALFRSFYKWLKPGGKVLISDYCRSPEPASEEFAGYIKQRGYDLHDVAAYGQMLRDAGFDEVIAEDRTAQFINVLQKELNTVEKERDSFIQEFSEQDYNEIVGSWKAKLIRSSSGEQRWGLFVAKK, encoded by the exons ATGTGCTTGTGTACAGAACAAGAACGTGATATTCAGAAGAATTATTGGATCGAGCATACATCGGAACTCACTGTGGAGGCTATGATGCTTGACTCAAAAGCAGCTGATCTTGACAAAGAAGAGAGGCCTGAG GTGCTCTCTCTACTCCCACCATATGAAGGGAAATCAGTGTTAGAATTGGGTGCTGGTATTGGCCGTTTTACTAGTGAATTAGCCAAGAATGCTGGTCAGCTCATAGCACTGGACTTTATCGAAAGTGCAATTAAGAAG AATGAAAGCATTAATAAGCATCATAAGAATGTCAAGTTTATGTGTGCTGATGTGACTTCTCCAGATTTGAAGATTTCACCTGAGTCAGTGGACTTAATATTTTCAAACTGGCTTCTGATGTATCTTTCTGATGAAGAG GTCCAGAGTCTTGTGCAGAGAATGGTAAAATGGTTGAAAGTTGGAGGCTACATATTTTTCAGAGAGTCATGCTTCCATCAATCAGGAGACCACAAGCGAAAGAACAACCCAACCCATTATCGCGAGCCTAGGTTTTACACAAAG GTTTTCAAAGAGTGCCATTTAAATGGTGGTGATGGAAAATCATTTGAACTTGAACTCATTGGTTGCAAGTGCATTGGAGCTTAtgttaaaaacaaaaagaatcagaatCAG ATTTGCTGGCTATGGCAGAAAGTTAATTCTGAGGATGACAGGGGATTCCAGCGTTTCCTGGACAACGTTCAATACAAGTGTAGTGGCATACTGCGATATGAACGTGTCTTTGGAGAAGGTTATGTGAGCACTGGAGGACTTG ATACCACAAAAGAATTTGTGTCCATGTTGGATCTTCAACCTGGCCAAAAAGTCCTTGATGTTGGCTGTGGCATAGGTGGAGGTGACTTTTACATGGCTGAGAATTATGATGTTCATGTTGTTGCCATTGACCTCTCAATTAACATGATATCGTTTGCTCTTGAGCGTTCTATTGGTATCAAATGTGCCGTTGAATTTGAGGTTGCTGATTGTACAAAGAAAACGTATCCTGATGGCACATTTGATGTGATATACAGTCGAGACACTATCCTTCACATCCAA GACAAACCTGCATTATTCAGATCATTCTATAAGTGGCTGAAACCAGGAGGCAAAGTTCTCATAAGCGATTATTGCAGAAGCCCAGAACCGGCATCAGAAGAGTTTGCAGGGTATATTAAGCAAAGGGGTTATGATTTACATGATGTTGCAGCATATGGCCAG ATGCTCAGAGATGCGGGCTTTGATGAAGTAATTGCTGAGGATCGAACTGCACAG TTCATTAATGTTCTCCAAAAGGAGTTGAATACTGTGGAGAAGGAAAGAGATTCATTCATCCAGGAGTTCTCAGAA CAAGACTACAATGAAAtagttggaagttggaaggccAAGCTAATCAGGAGTTCATCTGGTGAGCAGAGGTGGGGTTTGTTCGTTGCCAAGAAGTGA